In one Agelaius phoeniceus isolate bAgePho1 chromosome 21, bAgePho1.hap1, whole genome shotgun sequence genomic region, the following are encoded:
- the ABCA2 gene encoding ATP-binding cassette sub-family A member 2 isoform X4: MGFLHQLHLLLWKNVTLKRRSPWVLAFEIFIPLVLFFILLGLRQKKPTIPVKEAFYTAAPLTSAGILPVMQSLCPDGQRDEFGFLQYSNSTVTQILEHLSEAVEQSSLFDPQHPGLEEELESLRRHLEALSSPEPSSMETHFSSQAGSSFTLAWAAKDQGELRHFLMQNLSLPNSTAELLLGSSINLREVYRQFFDSFPLVPDETHERDLWDGFRPSKKMTQLEALDLTSTAVAPAISDSPQAFVTEMENVLFTGPVLEQLTCEQYPGGLHRLLRVSPRQQPLLAAYQALACNGSRTIRQERFAQLASELQKQLDTPKIVSRLKLEEVNSTATQHRLRALLEDLVEMEKILQDMDILSALAKLLPRGACASKAVPPMANSTSWASANATAGNATAEEEEGAGESPSGIDNPQGQFSAFVQLWAGLQPILCGNNRTIEPEALKQGNMSSLGFTSKEQRNLGLLVHLMTSNPKILYAPVGTEVDKVILKANETFAFVGNVTHYAKAWLNISPEIRAYLEEGRLQRRIHWLQQLTADLHKHPEILNVSDSDVLHNFLNGNFSLPNASILLQQLDTIDNAACGWVRFMAKVSVDIFKGFPDEESIVNYTLNQAYQDNVTVFASVIFQTNRDGSLPPHVMYKIRQNSSFTEKTNEIRRAYWRPGPNTGGRFYFLYGFVWIQDMMERALINTFVGHDVVEPGNYVQMFPYPCYTRDDFLFVIEHMMPLCMVISWVYSVAMMIQHIVTEKEHRLKEVMKMMGLNNAVHWVAWFITGFVQLSISVTALTAILKYGKVLMHSDVLIIWLFLAIYAVATIMFCFLVSVLYSKAKLASACGGIIYFLSYVPYMYVAIREEVAHDKITAFEKCIASLMSTTAFGLGSKYFALYEVAGVGIQWHTFSQSPVEGDDFNLLLSMMMLVVDAMVYGVLTWYIEAVHPGMFGLPRPWYFPFQKSYWLGNGRVETWEWTWPWSRNTRLSIMEEDQACAMESRRLAEETRGIEEEPTHLPLVVCIDKLTKVYKTDKKLALNKLSLNLYENQVVSFLGHNGAGKTTTMSILTGLFPPTSGSATIYGHDIRTEMDKIRKNLGMCPQHNVLFDRLTVEEHLWFYSQLKSMAEEEIRKEMDKMIEDLELSNKRHCQVQTLSGGMKRKLSVAIAFVGGSRAVILDEPTAGVDPYARRAIWDLILKYKPGRTILLSTHHMDEADLLGDRIAIISHGKLKCCGSPLFLKSTYGDGYRLTVVKKQSDTRNGTEAGHSPLSHSSVSPCSEPRVSQFIKKYVASCLLISDTNTELSYILPSEAVKKGCFERLFQHLEQSLEELDLTSFGLMDTTLEEVFLKVSEEDQSLENSDVDMKDSKDALQPPASELGPKSEANGESLAEAAMPEKPEVELSNLVTCSKLAQSQASLRSASSVGSVRGDEGGAYSEFFGDYVPLFDNRQDPDNISLQEQEAEGEAEDRDLAGQGSFKLEGSWLKLRQFHGLIVKRFHCAKRNTKALFSQILLPAFFVCVAMTVALSVPEIGDLPPLILSPSQYHNYTQPKGNFIPYANEERREYRIRLSPDASPQQLVNTFHLPSGVGATCVLKTPFNNTLDQPMQTLNLNSNESKMLAAKYFDAMCIDSFTQGLPLSNFVPPPPSPAPSDYPMSVDEDLLHAWNSTTFSTLKGTVTSAPALPHIIHEPIKCTCSMQGTGFSCPSGVGGHPPQMKVVTGDILTDITGRNVSEYLLYTSDRFRLHRYGALTFGNVQKSIPASFGARAPATVRKIAVRRTAQVFYNNKGYHSMPTYLNALNNAILRANLPKSKGNPAAYGITVTNHPMNKTSASLSLDYLLQGTDVVIAIFIIVAMSFVPASFVVFLVAEKATKAKHLQFVSGCDPVIYWLANYMWDMLNYLVPATCCIIILFVFDLPAYTSPTNFPAVLSLFLLYGWSITPIMYPASFWFEVPSSAYVFLIVINLFIGITATVATFLLQLFEHDKDLKVVNSYLKSCFLVFPNYNLGHGLMEMAYNEYINEYYAKIGQFDKMKSPFEWDIVTRGLVAMTIEGFVGFFITIMCQYNFFRKPQRLPVSTKPIEDDIDVANERHRVLRGDADNDMLKIENLTKVYKSRKIGRILAVDRLCVGVRPGECFGLLGVNGAGKTTTFKMLTGDESTTGGEAFINGHSILKELLQVQQSLGYCPQFDALFDELTAQEHLELYTRLRGIPWKDEERVVKWALKKLELTKYADKPASTYSGGNKRKLSTAIALIGYPAFIFLDEPTTGMDPKARRFLWNLILDVIKTGRSVVLTSHSMEECEALCTRLAIMVNGRLKCLGSIQHLKNRFGDGYMITVRTKSSLNVKEVVRFFNRNFPEAVLKERHHTKAQYQLKSDQISLAQVFSKMEQVVDVLGIEDYSVSQTTLDNVFVNFAKKQSDNLEQQETSPSCVLQSPLERVLSLLRPRTTPTELRALVVEEQEDLETDDEGLISFEEERAQLSFNTDTLC, from the exons ATGGGGTTCCTGCATCAGCTCCATCTTCTGCTCTGGAAGAACGTGACACTGAAGCGGCGGAGCCCG TGGGTACTGGCCTTCGAGATCTTCATCCCCCTGGTGCTCTTCTTCATCCTCCTGGGGCTGCGGCAGAAGAAGCCCACCATCCCTGTGAAGGAAG CTTTCTACACGGCGGCCCCGCTCACGTCAGCCGGGATCCTGCCGGTCATGCAGTCCCTGTGCCCCGACGGCCAGCGTGATGAGTTTGGCTTCCTGCAGTACTCCAACTCCAC GGTGACACAGATTCTGGAACACCTCAGCGAGGCAGTAGAGCAAAGCAGCCTCTTCGACCCGCAGCATCCAGGactggaggaggagctggagtcGCTGCGCCGGCACCTGGAGGccctcagcagccctgagcccagctccatggagacccacTTCAGCAGCCAAGCAG GGTCCAGCTTCACACTGGCATGGGCAGCCAAAGACCAGGGTGAGCTGCGGCACTTCCTGATGCAGAACCTGTCCCTCCCCaacagcacagctgagctgctcctgggctccAGCATTAACCTGCGGGAG GTGTACCGGCAGTTTTTTGATTCCTTTCCTTTGGTACCTGATGAGACCCATGAGCGAGACCTGTGGGATGGGTTTCGCCCCAGCAAGAAGATGACACAGCTGGAG GCTCTGGACctcaccagcactgctgtggcACCTGCTATCTCTGATAGCCCCCAGGCCTTTGTCACCGAGATGGAG AATGTGCTCTTCACCGGgccagtgctggagcagctgacTTGTGAGCAGTACCCAGGGGGACTGCACCGCCTCCTGCGCGTGtctcccaggcagcagccactgctggcagCATACCAGGCACTGGCCTGCAATGGCAGCCGGACCATCCGCCAGGAGCGCTTTGCCCAGCTGGCCTCCGAGCTCCAGAAGCAGCTGGACACCCCCAAGATAGTTAGCAGG CTGAAGCTGGAGGAAGTGAACAGCACAGCCACTCAGCATCGCCTCCGTGCCCTCCTCGAGGACTTGGTGGAGATGGAGAAGATTCTCCAGGACATGGACATCCTCTCAGCACTGGCTAAGCTGCTCCCCAGGGGAGCCTGTGCCAGCAAGGCCGTGCCACCCatggccaacagcaccagctgGGCCAGCGCCAATGCCACGGCTGGCAATGCCAcggcagaggaggaagagggcgCCGGGGAGAGCCCGTCTGGCATTGACAACCCCCAGGGGCAGTTCTCAGCATTtgtgcagctctgggcagggctgcagcccatCCTTTGCGGCAACAACCG GACCATCGAGCCTGAGGCACTGAAGCAGGGCAACATGAGCTCGCTGGGCTTCACCAGCAAGGAGCAGCGAAACTTGGGCCTCCTTGTGCATCTGATGACCagcaaccccaaaatcctgtaTGCACCTGTGGGCACCGAAGTTGACAAGGTCATCCTGAAG GCCAACGAGACCTTCGCCTTTGTGGGCAATGTCACCCACTACGCCAAGGCATGGCTGAACATCTCCCCTGAGATCCGAGCCTACCTGGAGGAGGGCAGGCTGCAGAGGCGCATCCACTGGCTCCAGCAG TTGACTGCTGACCTCCACAAGCACCCAGAGATTCTGAATGTCTCTGACAGTGATGTTCTTCACAACTTTCTCAATGGCAACTTCTCCCTGCCCAATGCCAgcatcctgctccagcagctggatACCATTGACAATGCTGCCTGCGGCTGGGTCCGCTTCATGGCCAAG GTCAGCGTGGACATCTTCAAAGGCTTCCCAGATGAGGAGAGCATTGTCAACTACACGCTGAACCAGGCCTATCAGGACAATGTCACGGTCTTTGCCA GTGTCATCTTCCAGACCAACAGGGATGGCTCGTTGCCTCCCCATGTCATGTACAAGATCCGTCAGAATTCCAGCTTCACAGAGAAGACCAACGAGATCCGGCGGGCATACTGGCGGCCTGGCCCCAACACCGGCGGCCGCTTCTACTTCCTCTATGGCTTTGTCTGGATCCAGG ACATGATGGAGCGTGCCCTTATCAACACATTTGTTGGCCACGATGTGGTGGAGCCTGGCAACTACGTACAGATGTTCCCGTACCCCTGTTATACCCGGGATGA CTTTCTCTTTGTCATCGAGCACATGATGCCCCTCTGCATGGTGATCTCCTGGGTCTACTCAGTGGCCATGATGATCCAGCACATCGTGACAGAGAAGGAACATCGCCTGAAAGAG GTGATGAAGATGATGGGCCTGAACAATGCGGTGCACTGGGTGGCTTGGTTCATCACTGGCTTTGTCCAGCTCTCCATCTCGGTCACAGCACTCACTGCCATTCTCAAGTACGGCAAGGTCCTGATGCATAGCGACGTTCTCATCATATGGCTCTTCCTTGCCATCTATGCTGTGGCCACCATCATGTTCTG CTTTCTGGTGTCAGTGCTCTACTCCAAGGCCAAGCTGGCGTCTGCCTGTGGTGGCATCATCTACTTCCTCAGCTATGTGCCCTACATGTATGTGGCCATCCGGGAGGAGGTGGCCCATGACAAGATCACAGCCTTTGAGAAGTGCATTGCG TCTCTCATGTCCACCACCGCCTTTGGGTTGGGCTCCAAGTACTTTGCACTGTATGAGGTGGCTGGCGTGGGTATCCAATGGCACACCTTCAGCCAGTCACCTGTGGAAGGAGATGACTTCAACCTCCTGCTGTCCATGATGATGCTGGTCGTGGATGCCATGGTGTATGGGGTGCTCACGTGGTACATCGAGGCCGTGCACCCGG GCATGTTCGGCCTGCCACGGCCCTGGTACTTCCCTTTCCAGAAGTCTTACTGGCTGGGCAATGGGCGCGTGGAGACCTGGGAGTGGACCTGGCCATGGTCACGCAACACCCGCCTCAGCATCATGGAGGAAGATCAGGCCTGTGCCATGGAGAGCCGGAGGCTGG CAGAGGAGACAAGGGGCATCGAGGAGGAGCCAACCCACCTCCCCTTGGTCGTCTGCATTGACAAGCTCACCAAAGTCTACAAGACAGACAAGAAGCTGGCGCTAAACAAGCTGAGCCTCAACCTCTACGAGAACCAGGTTGTGTCCTTCCTGGGGCACAATGGTGCAGGCAAGACCACCACCAT GTCCATCCTCACTGGCTTGTTCCCTCCAACATCGGGCTCTGCTACCATCTATGGCCATGATATCCGTACGGAGATGGACAAGATCCGGAAGAACTTGGGCATGTGTCCTCAGCATAACGTGCTCTTTGACAGGCTGACAGTGGAGGAGCATCTCTGGTTCTACTCGCAGCTCAAGAGCATGGCAGAGGAGGAGATCCGCAAGGAGATGGACAA gatgATTGAGGACCTGGAACTTTCCAATAAACGGCACTGCCAGGTGCAGACTCTCTCGGGTGGCATGAAGAGGAAGCTGTCAGTGGCCATTGCCTTTGTGGGTGGGTCGCGAGCTGTTATCTTGGATGAGCCCACAGCTGGTGTGGACCCATATGCCCGAAGGGCCATCTGGGACCTCATCCTCAAGTACAAGCcag GGAGGACCATATTGCTCTCCACACACCACATGGATGAGGCTGACCTGCTGGGGGACCGCATTGCCATCATCTCCCATGGCAAGCTCAAGTGCTGTGGTTCTCCATTGTTCCTCAAGAGCACCTATGGTGACGGCTACAGGTTGACAGTGGTGAAGAAGCAGTCGGACACCAGGAATGGCACAG AGGCAGGCCACAGCCCCCTGAGCCACTCCTctgtcagcccctgctctgagccTCGTGTCTCCCAGTTCATCAAGAAGTATGTGGCCTCCTGCCTCCTCATCTCAGACACCAACACAGAGCTCTCCTACATCCTGCCCAGTGAGGCTGTCAAGAAGGGCTGCTTTGAGAGGCTCTTCCAG CActtggagcagagcctggaagAGCTAGACCTCACCAGTTTTGGGTTGATGGACACCACGCTGGAGGAGGTCTTCCTGAAGGTGTCTGAGGAGGATCAGTCTCTGGAGAACAGTGACGTGG ACATGAAGGACTCCAAGGATGCCCTGCAGCCACCTGCCTCTGAGCTGGGCCCAAAGTCTGAAGCCAATGGGGAGTCCCTGGCCGAAGCAGCCATGCCAGAGAAGCCCGAGGTGGAGCTCAGCAACCTGGTGACCTGCTCCAAGCTGGCGCAGTCGCAAGCGTCCCTGCGCTCAGCGTCCTCGGTGGGCTCCGTGCGTGGCGATGAAGGTGGGGCTTATTCTGAATTCTTTGGGGATTACGTGCCCCTGTTCGATAACCGGCAGGACCCCGATAACATCAGTCTGCAAg AGCAAGAAGCAGAGGGGGAAGCAGAGGATCGTGACCTGGCAGGTCAGGGAAGCTTCAAGCTGGAAGGCTCGTGGCTGAAGCTGCGCCAGTTCCATGGGCTGATCGTCAAACGCTTCCACTGCGCCAAGCGCAACACCAAGGCCCTCTTCTCGCAGATCCTGCTGCCCGCCTTTTTCGTCTGCGTGGCCATGACTGTGGCGCTCTCTGTGCCCGAAATAG GTGACCTGCCACCCCTCATCCTCTCGCCATCCCAATACCACAACTACACTCAGCCCAAGGGTAACTTCATTCCTTACGCCAACGAGGAGCGGCGTGAGTACCG CATTAGGCTGTCTCCCGAtgccagccctcagcagcttgTGAACACTTTCCATCTGCCTTCTGGTGTGGGGGCCACCTGCGTGCTCAAGACACCCTTTAACAACACACTGGACCAACCCATGCAGACCCTCAACCTCAATAGCAATGAGTCCAAAATGCTGGCAGCCAAGTACTTCGATGCCATGTGCATCGACTCCTTCACCCAGGGCCTTCCACTTTCCAACTTTGTGCCACCACCTCCATCCCCGGCTCCCTCTGACTACCCCATGTCAGTGGATGAGGACCTGCTCCATGCCTGGAACTCCACAACCTTCTCCACTCTTAAAG ggaccgtgacctcagcccctgcccttccccacaTCATCCATGAGCCCATCAAGTGCACGTGCTCCATGCAGGGGACTGGCTTCTCCTGCCCTAGTGGCGTGGGGGGCCATCCCCCACAGATGAAGGTGGTGACAGGGGACATCCTGACAGACATCACAGGGCGCAACGTCTCTGAGTATCTCCTCTACACCTCGGACCGCTTCCGGCTGCACAG GTATGGGGCACTCACATTTGGAAATGTCCAGAAATCCATCCCGGCCTCCTTCGGAGCCAGGGCTCCGGCCACAGTGCGCAAGATTGCTGTGCGGAGAACGGCCCAG gtCTTCTACAACAACAAGGGCTACCACAGCATGCCCACTTACCTCAATGCCCTCAACAACGCCATCCTGAGAGCCAACCTGCCCAAGAGCAAGGGCAACCCTGCTGCCTATG GCATCACAGTCACGAATCACCCCATGAACAAAACGAGTGCCAGCCTGTCCCTGGATTATCT CCTGCAAGGCACAGATGTGGTGATTGCCATCTTCATCATTGTGGCCATGTCCTTCGTCCCAGCCAGCTTTGTGGTATTCCTGGTGGCTGAAAAGGCCACCAAGGCCAAACACCTGCAGTTTGTGAGTGGCTGTGACCCTGTCATCTACTGGTTGGCCAACTACATGTGGGACATG CTAAACTACCTGGTGCCAGCCACATGCTGCATCATCATCCTGTTCGTGTTTGACCTCCCAGCATATACCTCTCCCACCAACTTCCCCGCTGTCCTGTCCCTCTTCCTGCTCTATGG CTGGTCCATCACCCCTATCATGTACCCAGCCTCCTTCTGGTTTGAGGTGCCCAGCTCTGCTTACGTCTTCCTCATCGTCATCAATCTCTTCATTGGCATCACAGCCACTGTCGCCACgtttctgctgcagctctttgaGCACGACAAG gacCTGAAGGTGGTGAACAGCTACCTGAAGAGCTGTTTCCTCGTGTTCCCTAACTACAACCTGGGCCATGGCCTGATGGAGATGGCCTACAATGAATACATCAATGAGTACTATGCCAAGATTG GGCAGTTTGATAAAATGAAATCACCCTTCGAATGGGACATCGTGACACGGGGGCTTGTTGCCATGACAATTGAAGGCTTTGTTGGCTTCTTCATCACCATCATGTGCCAGTACAATTTCTTCCGGAAGCCCCA GCGCCTGCCCGTCTCCACCAAACCCATTGAGGATGACATTGACGTGGCCAATGAGAGGCACCGGGTCCTGCGTGGTGACGCCGACAATGACATGCTAAAGATTGAGAACCTCACGAAG GTGTACAAGTCCCGCAAGATTGGGCGCATCCTGGCTGTGGACCGGCTGTGTGTGGGTGTGCGCCCTGGGGAGTGCTTTGGGCTGCTGGGTGTCAACGGTGCAGGCAAGACCACAACATTCAAGATGCTGACTGGGGATGAGAGCACCACAGGTGGAGAAGCCTTCATTAACGGACACAG CATCCtgaaggagctcctgcaggtccAGCAGAGCTTGGGCTACTGCCCCCAGTTCGACGCACTCTTTGATGAGctgacagcccaggagcacctggagctctACACCCGCCTGCGTGGCATCCCCTGGAAGGATGAGGAGCGG GTGGTCAAGTGGGCACTGAAGAAGCTGGAGTTGACCAAGTACGCAGACAAGCCTGCCAGCACCTACAGCGGGGGCAACAAGAGGAAGCTATCCACAGCCATTGCGCTCATTGGATACCCAGCCTTCATCTTCTTG GATGAACCAACCACAGGGATGGACCCCAAGGCACGGCGCTTCCTCTGGAATCTCATCCTGGATGTCATCAAAACTGGTCGCTCCGTGGTGCTCACGTCTCACAG CATGGAGGAGTGCGAGGCCCTCTGCACCCGCCTGGCCATCATGGTGAACGGGCGGCTCAAGTGTCTTGGCAGCATTCAGCACCTGAAGAACAG GTTTGGTGATGGCTACATGATCACAGTGCGCACCAAGTCCAGCCTCAATGTCAAGGAGGTGGTGAGGTTCTTCAACCGTAACTTCCCTGAGGCTGTCCTCAAG GAGCGTCATCACACCAAGGCCCAGTACCAGCTGAAGTCAGACCAGATCTCACTGGCACAGGTCTTCAGCAAGATGGAGCAGGTGGTGGATGTGCTGGGCATTGAAGACTACTCTGTCAGCCAAACCACACTGGACAAT GTGTTTGTGAATTTTGCCAAGAAGCAAAGTGAcaacctggagcagcaggagaccagccccagctgtgtcctgcagtCACCCCTGGAGCGTGTGCTGAGCCTGCTGCGCCCCCGCACCACCCCCACTGAGCTGCGGGCCCTCGtggtggaggagcaggaggacctGGAGACTGATGACGAAGGCCTCATCAGCTTTGAGGAGGAGAGG GCTCAGCTCTCTTTCAACACGGACACGCTGTGCTGA